A single Actinomadura algeriensis DNA region contains:
- a CDS encoding ABC transporter permease, whose product MGRGRFAPYLMVLPAGLWLLAFFLIPLSFMISLSLQTGNLIDGFQQTLHWRNYTEGLNTYGETFARSLWYGFLATVACIVLGYPAAYWIAFRAGHRQSTYLLLILLPYFVSFVLRTVAWRQVLSDHGPLLGPLRDHGLVPEGFRVLDTGFAVVSGLAYNFLPFMVLPIYVALRRIDPRTVEAARDLYAGRAQAFGRVVLPLSLPGVFAGAILTFVPASADFVTAEVLGGPGDTMIGNVIRAEYFESGAYPVASALSFTLTAILLVAIFGYARTLGTRNVLEAAR is encoded by the coding sequence ATGGGGCGTGGCCGGTTCGCGCCCTACCTGATGGTGTTGCCCGCGGGGCTGTGGCTGCTGGCGTTCTTCCTCATTCCGCTGTCGTTCATGATCTCGCTGTCTCTGCAGACGGGAAATCTCATCGACGGCTTCCAGCAGACCCTGCACTGGCGGAATTACACCGAAGGGTTGAACACGTACGGTGAAACGTTCGCCCGTTCCCTGTGGTACGGCTTCCTGGCGACGGTGGCGTGCATCGTGCTCGGTTATCCGGCGGCGTACTGGATCGCCTTCCGCGCGGGCCATCGGCAGTCGACTTATCTGTTGTTGATCCTGCTGCCGTACTTCGTGTCGTTCGTCCTGCGGACGGTGGCGTGGCGGCAGGTGCTGTCCGATCACGGCCCGCTCCTCGGGCCGCTGCGCGACCACGGGCTCGTTCCGGAGGGCTTCCGCGTTCTCGACACGGGGTTCGCGGTGGTCTCGGGGCTCGCCTACAACTTCCTGCCGTTCATGGTCCTGCCGATCTACGTGGCGCTGCGGCGGATCGACCCCCGGACGGTCGAGGCGGCGCGCGACCTGTACGCGGGACGGGCGCAGGCTTTCGGACGGGTGGTGCTGCCGCTCTCGCTGCCCGGGGTGTTCGCGGGGGCGATCCTGACGTTCGTCCCGGCGTCGGCCGACTTCGTGACCGCCGAGGTGCTGGGCGGCCCCGGAGACACCATGATCGGCAACGTGATCCGGGCCGAGTACTTCGAGAGCGGCGCCTACCCGGTGGCGTCGGCGCTGTCGTTCACGCTGACGGCGATCCTGCTCGTCGCGATCTTCGGCTACGCGCGGACGCTCGGGACCCGGAACGTCCTGGAGGCGGCCCGGTGA
- a CDS encoding ABC transporter permease produces the protein MTRPLTGPRVRRRVDALHVYTLLLIGWLLLPIAVMVLFGFNDVQGKQNVRWEGFTLKWYAHLFDRSDLTRALVTSLAIALASTAVTTVLGTCAGLALARHRFRGRRAADLLLFMAIACPELVMGASLLSMFVTIGVPRGPLTILAAHVMFSIAFVTVTVRARAIGLDPAVGEAARDLGAGPWTRFRLVTLPMIRPGVAAGALLAFVLSVDDFVVTSFTGGATVTFPLWVYGSTRTGTPPQVNVMGTLIFAAGALIAIGSARRTFRRAGRPDDRGDT, from the coding sequence GTGACCCGCCCCCTGACCGGACCCCGCGTCCGGCGCCGCGTCGACGCGCTGCACGTCTACACGCTGCTGCTGATCGGGTGGCTGCTGCTGCCGATCGCGGTCATGGTCCTGTTCGGATTCAACGACGTCCAGGGTAAGCAGAACGTCCGCTGGGAGGGGTTCACCCTCAAGTGGTACGCGCACCTGTTCGACCGGAGCGACCTCACGCGGGCGCTGGTCACCTCGCTGGCGATCGCGCTGGCGAGCACCGCCGTCACGACGGTCCTCGGGACGTGCGCGGGCCTCGCGCTCGCCCGGCACCGGTTCCGGGGGCGGCGGGCGGCGGATCTGCTGCTGTTCATGGCGATCGCCTGCCCGGAGCTGGTGATGGGCGCGTCGCTGCTGTCGATGTTCGTCACGATCGGGGTGCCGCGCGGCCCGCTGACGATCCTGGCCGCGCACGTGATGTTCTCGATCGCGTTCGTGACCGTGACGGTCCGCGCCCGCGCGATCGGGCTCGACCCGGCGGTGGGGGAGGCCGCCCGCGACCTCGGGGCGGGGCCGTGGACGCGATTCCGGCTGGTCACGCTGCCGATGATCCGGCCGGGGGTGGCGGCGGGCGCGCTGCTGGCGTTCGTCCTGTCGGTCGACGACTTCGTGGTCACGAGCTTCACCGGCGGCGCGACCGTGACGTTCCCGCTCTGGGTCTACGGGTCGACGCGGACGGGCACGCCGCCGCAGGTCAACGTGATGGGGACGTTGATCTTCGCCGCCGGGGCGCTGATCGCGATCGGCTCGGCCCGGCGGACGTTCCGCCGCGCCGGCCGGCCGGACGATCGAGGGGACACGTGA
- a CDS encoding NAD(P)/FAD-dependent oxidoreductase — MDVTRALADAEPTPFWTAGAARPDPGQPLTGRRVCDLAVVGGGYGGLWTALRAKERDPSLDVVVLEAGRVGSAASGRNGGFCSASLTHGLLNGVGRWPDDMHTLERLGWENLRAIAGTLTRYGIDAEWDQVGQLTVAAEEWQIPLLEEEAEHAFELGWEPMLLGRDGVRAEVDSPTYLAGLWDRHSVALLHPAKLAWGLADACRALGVRIFENTRVTGLRRDGGRLRLDGRHGALGAHRVALATGAFPPLLRRMRGFVVPVYEYALVTEPLSRERRDAVGWRRRQGVGDSGNRYHYYRLTSDDRIVWGGYDAVYHFGGRIGAGLERRPAAFASLARNFFATFPQLDGVRFAHAWGGVVDTCTRFCAFFGTAHDGALAYAAGHTGLGVGATRFGADVMLDLLSVGLGSGEETERTRLAMVRDKPVPFPPEPLRYGAIALTRRALARADRDGGRRGPWLRALDRIGAGFGS, encoded by the coding sequence GTGGACGTGACGAGGGCGCTGGCGGACGCGGAGCCGACCCCGTTCTGGACGGCCGGTGCCGCCCGGCCCGACCCGGGCCAGCCGCTGACCGGCCGCCGGGTGTGCGACCTGGCGGTCGTCGGAGGCGGCTACGGCGGCCTCTGGACGGCGCTGCGCGCCAAGGAGCGCGACCCGTCGCTGGACGTCGTCGTGCTGGAGGCGGGCCGGGTCGGGTCGGCCGCGTCCGGCCGCAACGGCGGATTCTGCTCGGCGAGCCTCACGCACGGCCTCCTCAACGGAGTCGGGCGGTGGCCGGACGACATGCACACGCTGGAACGGCTCGGCTGGGAGAACCTGCGGGCCATCGCGGGCACGCTCACCCGGTACGGCATCGACGCCGAATGGGATCAGGTCGGCCAGCTGACGGTGGCGGCGGAGGAATGGCAGATCCCGCTCCTGGAGGAGGAGGCGGAGCACGCCTTCGAACTCGGCTGGGAACCGATGCTGCTGGGCCGCGACGGCGTCCGCGCCGAGGTGGACTCCCCGACGTACCTCGCCGGGCTGTGGGACCGGCACTCCGTCGCCCTGCTGCACCCGGCGAAGCTCGCGTGGGGACTGGCGGACGCGTGCCGCGCGCTGGGCGTGCGGATCTTCGAGAACACCCGTGTGACGGGCCTGCGCCGGGACGGCGGGCGGCTGCGGCTGGACGGCCGGCACGGGGCGCTCGGCGCGCACCGGGTCGCGCTGGCGACGGGCGCGTTCCCGCCGCTGCTGCGGCGGATGCGCGGCTTCGTCGTCCCCGTGTACGAGTACGCGCTGGTCACCGAGCCGCTGTCGCGGGAGCGGCGCGACGCCGTCGGGTGGCGGCGCCGTCAGGGCGTGGGCGACAGCGGCAACCGGTACCACTACTATCGGCTGACCTCGGACGACCGCATCGTGTGGGGCGGTTATGACGCCGTGTACCACTTCGGCGGCCGGATCGGCGCCGGGCTGGAGCGCCGCCCGGCCGCGTTCGCGTCCCTCGCACGGAACTTCTTCGCGACGTTCCCGCAGCTGGACGGCGTCCGGTTCGCGCACGCGTGGGGCGGGGTGGTCGACACCTGCACCCGTTTCTGCGCGTTCTTCGGCACCGCCCACGACGGCGCGCTCGCCTACGCGGCGGGCCACACGGGTCTCGGCGTCGGCGCGACGCGGTTCGGCGCGGACGTCATGCTCGACCTGCTGAGCGTCGGGCTCGGCTCGGGCGAGGAGACCGAGCGGACGCGCCTGGCGATGGTTCGGGACAAGCCCGTCCCGTTCCCGCCGGAGCCGCTGCGGTACGGGGCGATCGCGCTGACGCGCCGGGCGCTGGCGCGCGCCGACCGGGACGGCGGGCGCCGCGGGCCGTGGCTGCGCGCCCTCGACCGCATCGGCGCCGGCTTCGGGAGCTGA
- a CDS encoding PH domain-containing protein encodes MNLQDMMVHRDNSTRTVDRYLMGHEGRVIAVRRHPAVLLPPVLAFVGGLIVCGAAATVTGLFWLWWLWLLPIGYLLWKVIAWSLEFFLVTEHRVMVINGVLNRNVAMMPLAKVTDINLERSIIGQMLGYGEFVMESAGQKQALRNVGFMPYPEQLYLEVSSVIFGTIDESPD; translated from the coding sequence GTGAATCTGCAGGACATGATGGTGCACCGCGACAACTCGACCCGCACCGTCGACCGATACCTGATGGGCCATGAGGGACGCGTCATCGCGGTCCGCCGCCATCCCGCCGTGCTGCTGCCGCCCGTCCTCGCCTTCGTCGGCGGCCTGATCGTGTGCGGCGCCGCCGCCACCGTCACCGGCCTGTTCTGGCTCTGGTGGCTGTGGCTGCTGCCCATCGGCTACCTGCTGTGGAAGGTCATCGCCTGGTCGCTGGAGTTCTTCCTCGTCACCGAGCACCGGGTCATGGTGATCAACGGCGTGCTGAACCGGAACGTCGCGATGATGCCGCTGGCGAAGGTCACCGACATCAACCTGGAGCGCTCGATCATCGGCCAGATGCTCGGCTACGGCGAGTTCGTGATGGAGTCGGCGGGACAGAAGCAGGCGCTGCGCAACGTCGGCTTCATGCCGTACCCGGAACAGCTCTACCTGGAAGTGTCGTCGGTCATCTTCGGCACCATCGACGAATCCCCGGACTGA
- a CDS encoding transporter substrate-binding domain-containing protein, which produces MVEVRGRTMRRFASEVGRARRAGAAFAGAAVLLAAAACGVGTDEVESVAAMEELVIGVNTDQPGLGEKVSDSGNSYDAFAGFDIRVAKEIARNLGVNAANVSFKAVSSSNRERLLGNGEVDLVVASYSITPERKLKNVAFGGPYYVAHQDVMVRQSDAAAIKSIHDLAGKRVCRVEGSLSFERIHDEQGVAAVPVNADGYGACLDMLIAGRLDAVSTDDLILAGLARRAAEEGRFVKVVGAPVSDERYGVGLRAGDVDGCEAVNEAITKMYQDDTIPVHLHRWFDDSGLEPSETVPQFEGCE; this is translated from the coding sequence GTGGTCGAAGTGAGGGGACGGACGATGCGGCGCTTCGCGAGCGAAGTCGGGCGGGCGCGGCGCGCGGGCGCGGCGTTCGCCGGCGCGGCCGTGCTCCTGGCCGCCGCGGCCTGCGGCGTCGGAACCGACGAGGTGGAATCGGTCGCCGCCATGGAGGAACTGGTCATCGGCGTCAACACCGACCAGCCCGGCCTCGGCGAGAAGGTCTCCGATTCCGGGAACTCCTATGACGCGTTCGCCGGGTTCGACATCCGCGTCGCCAAGGAGATCGCCCGCAACCTGGGCGTCAACGCCGCGAACGTGTCGTTCAAAGCGGTGAGCTCCAGCAACCGGGAGCGGCTGCTGGGGAACGGCGAGGTCGATCTCGTCGTGGCGAGCTACTCGATCACACCCGAGCGGAAGCTGAAGAACGTGGCGTTCGGCGGCCCCTACTACGTGGCGCACCAGGACGTCATGGTCAGGCAGAGCGACGCCGCCGCGATCAAGAGCATCCACGACCTGGCGGGCAAGCGGGTCTGCCGGGTCGAGGGGTCGCTGTCGTTCGAGCGCATCCATGACGAGCAGGGGGTCGCCGCCGTCCCGGTCAACGCCGACGGCTACGGCGCCTGCCTGGACATGCTGATCGCGGGGCGGTTGGACGCGGTGTCCACCGACGACCTCATCCTGGCGGGCCTGGCGCGGAGGGCGGCCGAGGAAGGCCGCTTCGTGAAGGTCGTGGGCGCCCCCGTCTCGGACGAACGCTACGGCGTCGGCCTCCGGGCGGGCGACGTGGACGGATGCGAGGCCGTGAACGAGGCGATCACGAAGATGTACCAGGACGACACGATCCCGGTGCACCTGCACCGATGGTTCGACGACTCCGGCCTGGAACCGTCGGAGACCGTCCCGCAGTTCGAGGGCTGCGAATGA
- a CDS encoding FHA domain-containing protein codes for MAICPSGHTSRSGDFCDVCGTAMSGGAAPSGGPGAGASGGTPCPDCGLPGTDRFCEGCGYDFVAGGGPQAPPPPPPPPVPPSRTEWTAVVVADREYFNAVLAEEGPDSATLVFPPYAPERRIPLEAGQVRIGRRSSTQPSPPEIDLREPPEDPGVSKVHAVLLAKPDGSWTLVDPGSTNRTYMNGSMDPIPLNTEVTLAEGDRIHVGAWTTITLTRVAS; via the coding sequence ATGGCGATCTGCCCGAGCGGTCACACCTCGCGGTCGGGTGACTTCTGCGACGTGTGCGGCACGGCGATGAGCGGCGGCGCCGCACCGTCCGGCGGGCCGGGCGCGGGCGCGTCCGGCGGCACGCCCTGTCCCGACTGCGGGCTGCCCGGCACCGACCGGTTCTGCGAGGGCTGCGGCTACGACTTCGTCGCGGGCGGCGGCCCCCAGGCCCCGCCCCCGCCTCCTCCGCCTCCCGTGCCGCCTTCGCGGACCGAGTGGACGGCCGTCGTCGTCGCCGACCGCGAGTACTTCAACGCCGTCCTCGCCGAGGAGGGCCCGGACTCGGCCACCCTGGTGTTCCCGCCGTACGCGCCGGAGCGCCGGATCCCGCTGGAGGCCGGGCAGGTCCGCATCGGGCGGCGCAGCTCCACGCAGCCGTCGCCGCCCGAGATCGACCTGCGGGAGCCGCCGGAGGACCCGGGCGTCTCGAAGGTCCACGCGGTGCTCCTGGCCAAGCCGGACGGGTCGTGGACGCTCGTCGACCCGGGCTCGACCAACCGCACGTACATGAACGGGTCCATGGATCCGATCCCGCTCAACACGGAGGTCACGCTGGCCGAGGGAGACCGGATCCACGTGGGGGCGTGGACCACCATCACGCTGACCCGGGTCGCCTCATGA
- a CDS encoding vWA domain-containing protein gives MSEQPQFTVKVDQNKYLPEGGREVHAIVSVEASAAEGGAAPAAPPPATRASEVVIIDTSGSMSYPDTKLRAAVEAGQVAVDTLRDGVEFAVVSGSNVASMVFPERPELVPANDETRRLAKEALGRLRASGGTAIGSWLRQADELFGDRAGIRHAILLTDGKNQHETPEQLDAVLFRCEGRFVCDCRGVGADWEVAELRKVSSALLGTVGLVRDPSELVADFQAMTEAAMGKSVADVALRLQTPQTAKVKFVKQVMPNVEDLTGRRVEVSPQAGDYPLGAWGEEGRDYHVCVELPPGEVGKVLRAVWVKLVVPGPPGEEAQVLATGNVLAEWTDDEARSTRINERVAHYTGQAELAVAIQEGLQARERGDEDTATARLGRAVVLADAAGNEEITSLLRKVVDVVDPATGTVRLKKNVDKLDGMELDARSTKTVRTRKDETVNNRGQKG, from the coding sequence ATGAGCGAGCAGCCGCAGTTCACCGTCAAGGTCGACCAGAACAAGTACCTGCCCGAGGGCGGCCGCGAGGTGCACGCCATCGTGTCGGTCGAGGCGAGCGCGGCGGAGGGGGGCGCGGCGCCCGCCGCCCCGCCGCCCGCGACGCGCGCGTCCGAGGTCGTCATCATCGACACGTCCGGCTCGATGTCGTACCCCGACACCAAGCTGCGCGCCGCCGTCGAGGCCGGGCAGGTCGCGGTGGACACGCTGCGGGACGGCGTCGAGTTCGCGGTCGTGTCCGGTTCGAACGTCGCGTCGATGGTGTTCCCGGAGCGGCCGGAGCTCGTCCCGGCGAACGACGAGACCCGCCGGCTGGCCAAGGAGGCGCTCGGCCGGCTGCGCGCGTCCGGCGGCACCGCGATCGGGTCGTGGCTGCGGCAGGCCGACGAGCTGTTCGGCGACCGGGCGGGCATCCGGCACGCGATCCTGCTGACCGACGGCAAGAACCAGCACGAGACGCCCGAGCAGCTCGACGCCGTCCTGTTCCGCTGCGAGGGCCGGTTCGTCTGCGACTGCCGCGGCGTCGGCGCCGACTGGGAGGTCGCCGAGCTGCGCAAGGTGTCGTCGGCGCTGCTGGGCACCGTCGGCCTCGTCCGCGACCCGTCCGAGCTCGTCGCCGACTTCCAGGCGATGACGGAGGCGGCGATGGGCAAGTCCGTCGCGGACGTGGCGCTGCGCCTGCAGACTCCGCAGACGGCGAAGGTGAAGTTCGTCAAGCAGGTCATGCCGAACGTGGAGGACCTGACCGGGCGCCGCGTCGAGGTGTCGCCGCAGGCGGGCGACTACCCGCTGGGCGCGTGGGGCGAGGAGGGCCGCGACTACCACGTGTGCGTGGAGCTGCCGCCGGGCGAGGTCGGCAAGGTGCTGCGCGCGGTGTGGGTGAAGCTCGTCGTGCCGGGGCCGCCCGGCGAGGAGGCGCAGGTCCTCGCGACCGGCAACGTCCTCGCCGAGTGGACCGACGACGAGGCCCGCTCCACCCGGATCAACGAGCGCGTCGCGCACTACACCGGGCAGGCGGAGCTGGCGGTCGCCATCCAGGAAGGGCTGCAGGCCCGCGAGCGCGGCGACGAGGACACCGCGACGGCGCGGCTCGGCCGGGCGGTGGTGCTCGCCGACGCGGCCGGCAACGAGGAGATCACCTCGCTGCTGCGCAAGGTCGTGGACGTCGTCGACCCCGCCACCGGTACCGTCCGGCTGAAGAAGAACGTCGACAAGCTCGACGGGATGGAGCTCGACGCCCGCTCCACCAAGACCGTCCGTACCCGGAAGGACGAGACCGTCAACAATCGCGGCCAGAAGGGCTGA
- a CDS encoding protein phosphatase 2C domain-containing protein has product MTDDERGAAEAGAKAAELSCPACGEMVYPGETFCEGCGHRLGDAPDPVPAAAGQARAVREGRTFRTSTASLARRRAATAPPCTGCGGAAIDADGYCEGCGLRQPADRDHVETTLPADAGGGVPFAAGVSDRGLRYSRNEDALALAVHADGIAAVVSDGVGSSQRPDEASRAAADTGATELASRLDAGEDAEGATRAAARSAARAVAALSASEDDAPSCTYVSAVTRDGTVTVGWVGDSRAYWIAAGEDGDADGATRPDETAEPGGAAALTASRRLTEDDSWAAIMVAEGALTEAEAEAHPNAHVITAWLGADAGDVAPHVASFRPSGPGTLLVCSDGLWNYFPAARDLRALLPGDPAADPLGAARTLVRHALDAGGRDNITVAVVPLPSPVRSPSTEQHR; this is encoded by the coding sequence GTGACCGACGACGAGAGGGGCGCCGCCGAGGCGGGCGCCAAGGCCGCGGAGCTGTCCTGCCCCGCCTGCGGCGAGATGGTGTACCCGGGCGAGACGTTCTGCGAGGGGTGCGGGCACCGCCTCGGCGACGCCCCGGACCCGGTCCCGGCCGCCGCCGGGCAGGCCCGCGCGGTCCGCGAGGGACGCACGTTCCGGACGAGCACGGCGTCGCTCGCCCGCCGTCGCGCCGCGACCGCGCCGCCCTGCACGGGCTGCGGCGGCGCGGCGATCGACGCCGACGGCTACTGCGAGGGCTGCGGGCTCCGGCAGCCCGCCGACCGCGACCACGTGGAGACGACGCTGCCCGCGGACGCGGGCGGCGGCGTGCCCTTCGCCGCCGGGGTGAGCGACCGCGGCCTGCGCTACAGCCGCAACGAGGACGCGCTCGCCCTCGCCGTCCACGCGGACGGGATCGCGGCCGTGGTGTCGGACGGGGTGGGCTCCTCGCAGCGGCCCGACGAGGCGTCCCGGGCGGCGGCCGACACCGGCGCCACCGAACTCGCGTCCCGGCTGGACGCGGGCGAGGACGCCGAGGGCGCGACGCGCGCGGCCGCGCGGTCGGCGGCGCGCGCCGTCGCCGCGCTGTCCGCGTCGGAGGACGACGCGCCGTCGTGCACCTACGTGTCCGCGGTGACGCGCGACGGGACCGTCACGGTCGGGTGGGTCGGCGACAGCCGCGCCTACTGGATCGCCGCCGGGGAGGACGGCGACGCCGACGGCGCGACACGTCCGGACGAAACCGCCGAACCGGGCGGAGCTGCCGCGCTCACCGCGTCCCGGCGGCTCACCGAGGACGACTCCTGGGCCGCGATCATGGTCGCGGAGGGCGCGCTGACCGAGGCCGAGGCCGAGGCGCACCCGAACGCGCACGTCATCACGGCCTGGCTCGGCGCGGACGCCGGAGACGTCGCCCCGCACGTCGCGTCGTTCCGCCCGTCCGGCCCGGGCACGCTGCTGGTCTGCAGCGACGGGCTGTGGAACTACTTCCCCGCGGCCCGGGACCTGCGGGCCCTGCTGCCCGGCGATCCCGCCGCCGACCCGCTGGGCGCCGCGCGGACGCTGGTGCGGCACGCCCTCGACGCGGGCGGCCGCGACAACATCACCGTCGCCGTGGTCCCTCTCCCTTCACCCGTCCGTTCCCCGAGCACGGAGCAGCATCGATGA
- a CDS encoding serine/threonine-protein kinase, producing the protein MGTGRTGSARTGTSRSSTRVGGLGAGLVEVPRVPYRDPATAVLAEPKVAESKRYCSHCDEPVGRSRGDRPGRTEGFCPKCGTGFSFTPKLAPDDLVGGQYHVLGCLAHGGLGWIYLAQDKNVSDRWVVLKGLLDSGDADAMAAAAAEKAFLAEVEHPNIVKIYNFVQHAGDGYIVMEYVGGRSLKDILLQRRDEGADALPVAQAIAYALEVLQAFGYLHARGLVYCDFKPDNVIQFEEQLRLIDLGGVRRLDDPDGAIYGTPGYQAPEIADVGPSVSSDLYTVGRTLAVLSFPFKGHTSRFREMLPPRADVPVLEKYESFDRFLRRATHKDPDERFQDAAEMADQLTGVLREVLAAEDGRARPAPSALFGPERFAARATGEDADASALPPVPSATAAAALPVPLVDAGDPAAGFLAGLTSLEPAQLAVTVASAPQQTPEVRLTLARVKIELGEYDEASRLLDEFDADQPGDWRVEWFRTVALLARGELAEAEPRFDRLYDLLPGEAAPKLALAYCRETSAPADAARLYELVWRTDDSFINAAFGLARVRLAAGDRAGAIAALDAVPESSIRRTSAQVAAVTTAVRSRPAAELTAADLVAAGGRLGRLGPDALDVRRRDRLTAEILEAALDWLLIGPGRTDGARGGELLGTELSETPLRRHLEGAYRRLAKIAPDRDECRRLVDAANAVRPRTLL; encoded by the coding sequence GTGGGCACCGGGCGGACGGGCAGCGCGCGCACCGGCACGTCGCGGTCCTCGACCCGTGTCGGCGGGCTGGGCGCGGGGCTGGTCGAGGTGCCGCGCGTCCCCTACCGCGACCCGGCGACCGCCGTGCTGGCGGAGCCGAAGGTGGCCGAGAGCAAGCGGTACTGCAGTCATTGCGACGAGCCGGTCGGCCGCAGCCGGGGCGACCGGCCCGGGCGCACCGAGGGGTTCTGCCCGAAGTGCGGCACCGGGTTCTCGTTCACCCCGAAGCTGGCCCCGGACGACCTCGTCGGCGGGCAGTACCACGTGCTGGGCTGCCTGGCGCACGGCGGTCTCGGCTGGATCTACCTCGCGCAGGACAAGAACGTCAGTGACCGGTGGGTGGTGCTGAAGGGCCTGCTGGACAGCGGGGACGCCGACGCCATGGCCGCCGCGGCGGCCGAGAAGGCGTTCCTCGCGGAGGTCGAGCACCCCAACATCGTCAAGATCTACAACTTCGTGCAGCACGCCGGCGACGGCTACATCGTCATGGAGTACGTCGGCGGCCGGTCGCTCAAGGACATCCTGCTGCAGCGGCGCGACGAGGGCGCCGACGCGCTGCCCGTCGCGCAGGCCATCGCGTACGCGCTGGAGGTGCTGCAGGCGTTCGGCTACCTGCACGCCCGGGGCCTGGTGTACTGCGACTTCAAGCCCGACAACGTCATCCAGTTCGAGGAGCAGCTGCGGCTGATCGACCTCGGCGGCGTGCGGCGGCTGGACGATCCGGACGGCGCGATCTACGGCACGCCCGGCTACCAGGCGCCCGAGATCGCCGACGTCGGCCCGTCCGTCAGCTCCGACCTCTACACGGTCGGCCGCACCCTGGCCGTGCTGAGCTTCCCCTTCAAGGGCCACACGTCCCGGTTCAGGGAGATGCTGCCGCCCCGGGCGGACGTGCCGGTCCTGGAGAAGTACGAGTCGTTCGACCGTTTCCTGCGCCGGGCGACGCACAAGGACCCGGACGAGCGCTTCCAGGACGCGGCGGAGATGGCCGACCAGCTCACCGGCGTCCTGCGGGAGGTGCTGGCCGCCGAGGACGGACGCGCGCGGCCCGCGCCGTCGGCGCTGTTCGGCCCCGAGCGGTTCGCGGCGCGGGCCACGGGCGAGGACGCGGACGCGTCCGCGCTGCCGCCCGTCCCGTCCGCGACGGCCGCCGCGGCGCTGCCCGTCCCGCTGGTGGACGCCGGGGACCCCGCCGCCGGGTTCCTCGCGGGCCTCACCTCGCTGGAGCCCGCGCAGCTCGCCGTCACCGTGGCGAGCGCGCCGCAGCAGACGCCGGAGGTGCGGCTGACGCTCGCCCGCGTCAAGATCGAGCTGGGCGAGTACGACGAGGCGTCCCGGCTGCTGGACGAGTTCGACGCGGATCAGCCCGGCGACTGGCGGGTCGAGTGGTTCCGGACGGTCGCGCTGCTGGCGCGCGGCGAGCTCGCCGAGGCGGAGCCGCGCTTCGACCGGCTGTACGACCTGCTGCCGGGCGAGGCGGCGCCGAAGCTGGCGCTCGCCTACTGCCGCGAGACGAGCGCGCCCGCCGACGCCGCCCGCCTGTACGAGCTGGTGTGGCGCACCGACGATTCGTTCATCAACGCGGCGTTCGGGCTCGCCCGGGTGCGGCTCGCGGCCGGCGACCGCGCAGGTGCGATCGCCGCGCTCGACGCGGTGCCGGAGTCGTCGATCCGGCGCACCTCCGCGCAGGTGGCGGCGGTGACGACGGCGGTGCGGTCGCGGCCGGCGGCCGAGCTGACGGCGGCGGACCTGGTCGCCGCCGGGGGCCGGCTGGGCCGGCTCGGCCCGGACGCGCTGGACGTGCGGCGCCGCGACCGGCTCACCGCCGAGATCCTGGAGGCCGCGCTGGACTGGCTGCTCATCGGCCCCGGCCGGACCGACGGCGCCCGCGGCGGCGAGCTGCTCGGCACGGAGCTGAGCGAGACGCCGCTGCGCCGCCACCTGGAGGGCGCCTACCGGCGGCTGGCGAAGATCGCGCCGGACCGGGACGAGTGCCGGCGGCTCGTCGACGCCGCCAACGCCGTCCGCCCGAGGACCCTTCTGTGA
- a CDS encoding helix-turn-helix transcriptional regulator, with translation MANVATHRRTAPTLTALSAAEIAALALSLAHLGAGPQAATARRALRTLLDTVPHDDVAGATLATLTASLDASTADRARVVAAAISEHRVVRLCYGDAGANVTIREVEPVTTLVHRDHWYLVGWCRMRRGVRAFRFDRILAVESTGMPARPRRADRYLPFQRRKAAVHAGGPAHTPMS, from the coding sequence ATGGCGAACGTTGCGACGCACCGCAGGACCGCCCCCACCCTGACCGCGCTCTCCGCCGCGGAGATCGCCGCCCTCGCGCTGTCCCTCGCGCACCTGGGCGCCGGCCCGCAGGCCGCGACCGCGCGCCGGGCCCTGCGCACCCTCCTGGACACCGTCCCCCACGACGACGTGGCCGGCGCCACGCTGGCCACCCTCACCGCGTCCCTGGACGCCTCCACCGCCGACCGCGCCCGCGTGGTCGCCGCCGCCATCAGCGAGCACCGGGTCGTCCGCCTCTGCTACGGCGACGCCGGCGCGAACGTCACGATCCGCGAGGTCGAGCCGGTCACCACGCTCGTCCACCGCGACCACTGGTACCTCGTCGGCTGGTGCCGGATGCGGCGCGGCGTCCGCGCCTTCCGCTTCGACCGCATCCTGGCCGTCGAGTCCACCGGAATGCCCGCGCGCCCGCGCCGCGCCGACCGTTACCTGCCTTTCCAGCGCCGCAAGGCGGCCGTCCACGCGGGCGGTCCGGCCCACACCCCGATGTCCTGA